tatttttctaattggtcattagaaatatctgaaatttttttttgttttatatcaactatatcttcttctaaaaattcctttaatttagttgataatttttcaatttgttcatttaatgaaacatttttattaaacaaaTCATTAGATTCtgcaatttttaaatcaagaTCATTTAAAGTTGACTTGTATTGATATTGTAATTCATTTAGTTGAGTATTCAATTCCattctttcaatatcaaaCTCATTCTTAAGAGTATGCAATTGGTATTGTAGATTTTTTGAGCCTTTATTTTCcatatcattatcattattatcattaattatGTCATCTTCTGGATGAGGACTTTGTAAAAATGGTGATGATCCTTCATTTTCTGATGGTGCCTCgttattattcatttaatactaatacaaccctttttaattgtaaacaaatatttatttgttatcTAATTGATTCactttttcatcttttccaataattccaaatttatCTCATCTCTTTTTATGTTATTAAATACGCCAAAACTTTACGCGTCTAAATCGGCCTTATAATGAACCCTAAATGGATATTTCACACCCCTAATTTCCATTATAAAGACCctcaaaatttttaatttcatactattaaaaaaaatataaccCTAATATTATCCATTTCCAGCCCTTTTTTCCGATCTTGCCCAAAACGTTTGCCAAAATCTCCGAATTGGCCagaattttataattcGAAAATTACACAATGAAAGACAGAAACAGATGATCAAGAAATTAGAATATATCTATCTCAAGATAGATTTATTGTAGAATAACATTAAGAATAATTGTGAGAAAgcaaaaaagataaaagagtttaaaagtttattttgtttcaaGTAGCAGAGGTAAAagacatttttattttttgtttgataCACTCCTTTAAGATCCCACAGAATCTGGAATTGGTCAAGGATGCTTCAACTACGAAAACAtgcatttaaattatacaGTACTCTTGAATTCTCGTCATCAAGAGTCTCTGACACTTCAAGATTGGTTAAGTTATTGCCAGTAACAGACTTACCACCAATTACTCCTCCACAATTTGAATCTTCTAAATCTTCGAAATTACAAACTTTAGTTTGGCGTAAACCGTTACAAAATGTGTTTATTACTAAGAAACCTTGGACTCAGACTACCAGAGATGCTATGGTTAAATTGATTGGCCATCTGCATGATAGATATCcacaatttaatattattctaCAACAAGATACTGCAGAAGAAATTTCTCAGGATTTCAAAAAGAGAAAGGGTACTGATGAACCTTATACTCTGTATACTGGTACTAATGAAGAAATCGCAGATAAATCAGACCTATTGGTAACATTGGGTGGTGATGGTACCATTCTACATGGTGTTTCACTTTTCAGTAATAAACAAGTTCCTCCCGTTTTAGCTTTCTCTTTGGGTACATTAGGTTTCTTATTAccttttgaatttcaagAATTCGAAAATGTGTTTGAAAATGTCATTGGTAGTAAATCTAAATGTCTGCATAGAACTCGTTTAGAATGTTTTGTGGTGCGACAAGGTAGTAATGTCACTGATTTATCTGAAAGAACTTTCCATGCTATGAATGATATTTTCCTCCATAGAGGTGGTTCGCCTCATTTAGCTTATCTAGATGTCTTTGTTGATGGATCTTATTTGACAAGAACCACTACTGATGGTATTATCTTGGCTACACCAACCGGTTCTACAGCTTACTCTTTGTCCGCAGGTGGTTCAATTGTTTCACCGTTAGTTCCATGTATTCTTTTAACACCAATTTGTCCAAGATCTTTATCGTTTAGACCTTTAATCTTACCTCATTCATCTcatattaaattgaaaatcaGTTCTAAAGCCAATAGAATGTTTGCTCCAAAtgtattgaaattatcCGTTGATGGGATCCCCAAGGAGGATTTACAAATCGGTGATGAAATTCATATTGTTAATGAAGTAGGTACGATTTATGTTAATGGTGCCAAATTACCTTCGACTCAAAACAAAGATGAAATTGCAGTACGGAAAAAGATGATTAGAAACTCAGGTGTATATTGTATTGCCAAAACAGAAAACGATTGGTCTAAAGGtgtaaatgaattattaggGTTCAATTCAAGTTTCAGATTCACTAGATTAAGAGAACAAAATATAGCAAATTGTGTAGAATTATCCCATGATGATGTGGAAGTCAAATAGAATGTTTACTTCTCGCTTGTGTTAATTGCTACTTTCTTTATATTCACTATCCATAACGATAAATTTGTATTTACTTACAACGAGTTTTGCATTCTTATCTACTCattcatctttattaaaacatACATACAGACACATAGACATCTTtagtatttattttttgtcccatattttatattctaaCGATTCTTTTACAATATTATACattatctaaaaaaaaatatttttaagatAGTTTCCAAGACAATTgttcatatatatataaaaaataatgtattAACGATCCTTGCAACGGCTCCCATCCGGGGGCACAAAGGCTTACCCTTAGGTTTGTAAACAAACACGCATGAGCTGTTGCACCCAAGAtctttaacttttttcTCCAGTCCAAGCTAAAATGGATAATCCAGTAGCACAATCTCTATCGTCATGGGTCAAGAACGCCCCGGAGGGGTTCAACCTCGATGAAATACTGTATGTGTTACGAATGGCTGTGAATTTTGCGTTACTTTTCTAAAagcaaaatttaaatttaaaacagaaatatttgataatccttctattttccaattcagAGTCCTTTATATagaattgtaattttttaattaccCGGagaaaaaagtttttttcttccgaaaaatttgatatcaaaaatattctaaGGGCTGCTTGAAGTGtcataatatatatattgtatatatatataaatccTAAATATGACGTAAAAGCCACCCAAGTAATGATCAGAATTTTAAATGAGTCTTATCCCGAAATTTCTACAGATCTGTATGCGAGTTCTGCCTTTGATTGACGTAACTTTTTCGATTATTTTGGAGATATCTCATCATATTTTCCTATAAATGGAAAATATCTGTATTTagcaataaataaaaaattttcaaactGTTAATTAACTGCTGTTTCAAAGTAGAAtggtaatgataattttaaaaattgtttcaacaataattattgatataaatTGTTGAGTTTTCCATTACTTTTCTCAAAACTGATAAAAAAACTTGGAGGTTTCACACCAACAGGAAAGATTTAAGGGTACTGTATTACTTAGTATTCTTTATCAAGTAGCtataattaattctatAATCTTTCTTTCCTAACAACTAATTGTATTTCCTAAAAAATTTGtgtctatttttttaattgatgtGATATAACAACTAccttaaaattgaaatttcctAATTGGGCGATCAATGGATCTTTCTAAAAATGCCGCTTTACCATATAAAAGAGATGAAAAATAGTTACTCTTTTAAGCATTCAATAAGAAAAGGTGATTAAATATTCTCATCAAGATACTACAGTAACATATTAGTAGTTAGAAATGATCTTGGTTgttttaaaacaatatgGGAAAACCAATAAACAAAGAGAGgtttaattatttctcATTATATGCATTTATCTATATGTCTAGGAAGCAATGCCATTTGAAAGGTggtttattatcatcaatttGAAACATTGAACCACaaccaaaaaaaacttttgaAGTTTGATCAATCATTAGACTTGACTAATGATAGCTTTAACCTTAAACTAAATCAAGatgatttacaattttCAAAGATATAAAACTGAAAGATAAATGAATGATTATTGAAATGATTTAATCATATCTTATTTacaattgtaaaatataaaaaaaaatcatcaaCTAACAAGTTTACTCAACTCAATTAGcctttctttaaataatcctCCCTCTGCtgtcttttaaaaaagaaaaagaaaatgaagttCTCTACTGTTTTATCCCTAGTATCTGTTGCTGCTTCCACTACCCTAGCTGCTCCAGTTGATACTGAAAGTTTGTATGATAACTCTACAACAGTTGATGTTCCCGAAGAAGCTATCTTAGCTTTTGTTGGTTTTGATGGCACTGACGTTGCTTTAACTCCTTTCAGAAACGAAACTCACTCTGgtgttttatttattaacaCTACAATTTATGAATCTGCTTTAGCTTCTGAAGATGGTACTCCTTTAGTTAAGAGAGAAGCAGATGCAGAACCACATTGGTTAA
The window above is part of the Henningerozyma blattae CBS 6284 chromosome 2, complete genome genome. Proteins encoded here:
- the POS5 gene encoding NADH kinase (similar to Saccharomyces cerevisiae POS5 (YPL188W); ancestral locus Anc_6.186) — translated: MLQLRKHAFKLYSTLEFSSSRVSDTSRLVKLLPVTDLPPITPPQFESSKSSKLQTLVWRKPLQNVFITKKPWTQTTRDAMVKLIGHLHDRYPQFNIILQQDTAEEISQDFKKRKGTDEPYTLYTGTNEEIADKSDLLVTLGGDGTILHGVSLFSNKQVPPVLAFSLGTLGFLLPFEFQEFENVFENVIGSKSKCLHRTRLECFVVRQGSNVTDLSERTFHAMNDIFLHRGGSPHLAYLDVFVDGSYLTRTTTDGIILATPTGSTAYSLSAGGSIVSPLVPCILLTPICPRSLSFRPLILPHSSHIKLKISSKANRMFAPNVLKLSVDGIPKEDLQIGDEIHIVNEVGTIYVNGAKLPSTQNKDEIAVRKKMIRNSGVYCIAKTENDWSKGVNELLGFNSSFRFTRLREQNIANCVELSHDDVEVK